The Kluyvera intermedia genome window below encodes:
- the gcvT gene encoding glycine cleavage system aminomethyltransferase GcvT: MAQQTPLYDQHVLCGARMVDFHGWMMPLHYGSQIDEHHAVRTDAGMFDVSHMTIVDLHGPRTREFLLYLLANDVAKLTKPGKALYSGMLNASGGVIDDLIVYYLTEDYFRLVVNSATREKDLSWITQHAEPYAIDITVRDDLSLIAVQGPNAQAKANSLFTDEQRQAVDGMKPFFGVQAGDFFVATTGYTGEAGYEIALPKEQAADFWQKLVQAGVKPCGLGARDTLRLEAGMNLYGQEMDEGVSPLAANMGWTVAWEPADRDFIGRDVLEQEREKGTEQLVGLVMTEKGVLRGELPVRFTDANGNACEGVITSGTFSPTLGHSIALARVPAGIGETAIVQIRNREMPVKVTKPIFVRNGKAVA; this comes from the coding sequence ATGGCTCAACAAACGCCTTTGTATGATCAGCACGTGTTGTGTGGCGCGCGCATGGTAGATTTCCACGGCTGGATGATGCCGCTGCATTATGGTTCGCAGATTGATGAGCACCACGCGGTGCGTACCGACGCCGGGATGTTCGATGTGTCGCATATGACCATCGTTGACCTCCACGGTCCGCGGACCAGAGAATTCCTGCTCTACCTGCTGGCGAACGACGTTGCTAAGCTGACCAAACCGGGTAAAGCGCTTTATAGCGGCATGCTAAATGCCTCGGGTGGCGTGATTGACGACCTGATAGTCTATTACCTCACCGAAGATTATTTCCGCCTCGTTGTTAACTCTGCCACCCGCGAAAAAGACCTCTCCTGGATTACCCAACACGCCGAACCTTATGCCATCGACATCACCGTCCGTGATGATCTGTCGCTTATCGCAGTACAGGGACCGAACGCGCAGGCGAAAGCCAACAGTCTGTTTACCGATGAGCAGCGTCAGGCCGTTGACGGCATGAAACCCTTCTTTGGCGTGCAGGCGGGTGACTTCTTTGTCGCAACCACCGGTTACACCGGTGAGGCGGGCTATGAAATTGCGCTGCCGAAAGAGCAGGCCGCTGATTTCTGGCAGAAGCTGGTACAGGCTGGAGTGAAGCCTTGTGGCCTGGGCGCACGCGATACGCTGCGTCTGGAAGCGGGCATGAATCTGTACGGTCAGGAAATGGACGAAGGTGTCTCTCCGCTGGCCGCCAATATGGGCTGGACTGTCGCCTGGGAACCGGCTGACCGTGATTTTATTGGTCGTGACGTGCTGGAGCAGGAGCGCGAGAAAGGGACTGAGCAACTGGTTGGCCTGGTGATGACTGAAAAAGGCGTCCTGCGCGGCGAACTGCCGGTACGCTTTACCGATGCCAATGGCAACGCCTGTGAAGGGGTGATCACCAGCGGTACCTTCTCCCCAACCTTAGGCCACAGCATTGCGCTGGCCCGCGTCCCGGCAGGGATTGGCGAAACGGCGATTGTGCAAATCCGTAACCGCGAAATGCCGGTGAAAGTGACCAAACCTATTTTTGTACGTAACGGCAAAGCCGTCGCGTAA
- the gcvP gene encoding aminomethyl-transferring glycine dehydrogenase, translated as MTQTLSQLENRGAFIERHIGPDAQQQQEMLKTVGADSLNALIGQIVPKDIQLATPPQVGDATTEFAALAELKAIAGRNKRFKSYIGMGYTPVQLPPVIQRNMLENPGWYTAYTPYQPEVSQGRLESLLNFQQVTLDLTGLDMASASLLDEATAAAEAMAMAKRVSKLKNANRFFVAADVHPQTLDVVRTRAETFGFDVIVDDADKALEHQDVFGVLLQQVGTTGEVHDYSKLIAELKSRKVVVSVAADFMALVLLTAPGKQGADIVFGSAQRFGVPMGYGGPHAAFFAAIDEFKRAIPGRIIGVSKDAAGNTALRMAMQTREQHIRREKANSNICTSQVLLANIASLYAVYHGPVGLQRIANRIHRLTDILAAGLQQKGQKLRFAHYFDTLCVEVADKAAVLARAQAAEINLRSDILNAVGITLNETTTREDVVGLFNVILGENHGLDVDTLDKDVALDSRSIPQAMLRDDAILSHPVFNRYHSETEMMRYMHSLERKDLALNQAMIPLGSCTMKLNAAAEMIPITWPEFAELHPFCPVDQAEGYHQMIGQLSDWLVKLTGYDALCMQPNSGAQGEYAGLLAIRHYHESRNDGHRDICLIPSSAHGTNPASAQMAGMQVVVVACDKNGNIDLADLRAKAEQHAANLSCIMVTYPSTHGVYEETIREVCEIVHQFGGQVYLDGANMNAQVGITSPGFIGADVSHLNLHKTFCIPHGGGGPGMGPIGVKAHLAPFVPGHSVVHIEGMLTRQGAVSAAPFGSASILPISWMYIRMMGAEGLKQASQLAILNANYIATRLKDAYPVLYTGRDGHVAHECILDIRPLKEETGISELDIAKRLIDYGFHAPTMSFPVAGTLMVEPTESEGKAELDRFIEAMLAIRAEIDRVKAGEWTLEDNPLVNSPHTQNELVAEWNHGYTREVAVFPAGMTNKYWPTVKRLDDVYGDRNLFCSCVPMSEYQ; from the coding sequence ATGACACAGACTTTAAGCCAGCTTGAAAACCGTGGCGCGTTTATTGAACGTCACATCGGGCCGGATGCCCAACAGCAGCAAGAGATGCTCAAAACCGTCGGCGCGGATTCATTAAACGCACTGATTGGGCAGATCGTGCCGAAAGATATCCAGCTCGCTACGCCGCCGCAGGTAGGCGACGCCACCACAGAATTCGCCGCGCTGGCGGAGCTGAAGGCGATTGCCGGTCGCAACAAGCGCTTTAAGTCATATATTGGCATGGGCTACACCCCGGTGCAGCTGCCGCCGGTTATCCAGCGTAATATGCTGGAAAACCCAGGTTGGTACACGGCGTACACCCCGTACCAGCCGGAAGTCTCACAAGGGCGCCTGGAATCGCTGCTCAACTTCCAGCAGGTGACGTTGGATTTGACCGGTCTGGACATGGCGTCAGCCTCCTTACTGGACGAAGCGACCGCTGCCGCTGAAGCGATGGCGATGGCTAAACGCGTTAGCAAACTGAAAAATGCCAACCGCTTCTTTGTTGCCGCTGATGTACATCCGCAAACGCTGGACGTGGTCCGCACCCGCGCAGAAACCTTCGGTTTTGACGTTATTGTGGATGACGCTGACAAAGCGCTGGAGCATCAGGATGTCTTCGGCGTGCTGTTACAGCAGGTAGGAACGACAGGTGAAGTTCACGACTACAGCAAGCTGATTGCTGAGCTGAAATCTCGCAAAGTGGTGGTGAGCGTCGCCGCTGATTTTATGGCGCTGGTGCTGTTAACCGCACCGGGCAAACAGGGCGCGGACATTGTCTTCGGCTCTGCTCAACGCTTCGGCGTACCGATGGGCTACGGTGGCCCACATGCGGCGTTCTTTGCTGCCATTGATGAATTCAAACGCGCGATACCGGGCCGTATTATCGGCGTATCGAAAGATGCGGCGGGCAATACCGCGCTGCGCATGGCGATGCAGACTCGCGAGCAGCATATCCGCCGTGAGAAAGCTAACTCCAACATCTGTACCTCGCAGGTACTGCTGGCTAATATTGCCAGCCTGTATGCGGTGTATCACGGTCCGGTTGGCTTACAACGTATCGCCAATCGCATCCACCGCCTGACCGATATTCTAGCAGCCGGTCTGCAACAGAAAGGTCAGAAGCTGCGTTTTGCACACTACTTTGACACCCTGTGTGTCGAAGTGGCAGACAAAGCCGCCGTGCTGGCGCGCGCGCAAGCCGCTGAGATCAACCTGCGTAGCGACATCCTCAACGCCGTGGGGATCACCCTGAACGAAACCACCACTCGCGAAGATGTGGTGGGCCTATTTAACGTGATTCTGGGTGAAAACCACGGTCTGGATGTCGACACGCTGGACAAAGACGTGGCGCTCGATAGCCGCTCGATCCCACAGGCCATGCTGCGTGATGATGCCATCCTCAGCCACCCGGTCTTTAATCGCTATCACAGCGAAACCGAGATGATGCGTTATATGCACTCTCTGGAGCGTAAAGATCTGGCGCTGAATCAGGCGATGATCCCACTGGGATCGTGCACCATGAAGCTCAATGCTGCCGCTGAAATGATCCCGATTACCTGGCCTGAATTTGCGGAACTGCACCCGTTCTGCCCGGTCGACCAGGCGGAAGGTTACCATCAGATGATCGGTCAACTGTCCGACTGGCTGGTGAAATTAACCGGTTACGACGCGCTGTGTATGCAGCCGAACTCCGGTGCACAGGGCGAATATGCGGGCCTGCTGGCGATTCGTCACTACCATGAAAGCCGCAACGATGGCCATCGTGATATTTGCCTTATCCCAAGCTCAGCACATGGCACCAACCCAGCTTCCGCGCAAATGGCGGGGATGCAGGTGGTGGTGGTGGCTTGTGATAAAAACGGTAATATCGATCTGGCCGATCTTCGCGCGAAAGCGGAGCAGCACGCGGCGAACCTGTCTTGCATTATGGTGACCTATCCGTCTACCCACGGCGTGTATGAAGAGACGATCCGTGAAGTGTGCGAAATCGTGCACCAGTTCGGCGGCCAGGTTTACCTTGATGGCGCGAACATGAACGCGCAGGTGGGCATTACTTCGCCGGGCTTTATTGGCGCGGACGTGTCGCACCTTAACCTGCACAAAACCTTCTGCATCCCGCACGGCGGCGGCGGCCCAGGTATGGGGCCTATCGGCGTGAAAGCGCATTTGGCACCGTTTGTTCCGGGCCACAGCGTGGTTCACATTGAAGGAATGCTGACCCGTCAGGGCGCGGTCTCCGCAGCACCGTTCGGCAGTGCCTCTATTCTGCCAATCAGCTGGATGTATATCCGCATGATGGGCGCAGAAGGCTTAAAACAGGCAAGCCAGCTGGCGATTCTGAATGCCAACTACATTGCCACTCGCCTGAAAGACGCTTATCCGGTGCTGTATACCGGTCGTGACGGTCACGTGGCGCATGAATGTATTCTCGATATTCGTCCGCTGAAAGAAGAGACCGGCATCAGCGAGCTGGATATTGCTAAGCGCCTGATTGACTACGGCTTCCACGCACCGACCATGTCCTTCCCAGTGGCGGGTACGCTGATGGTTGAGCCGACTGAATCGGAAGGCAAAGCTGAACTGGACCGCTTTATTGAGGCGATGCTGGCGATCCGTGCTGAAATCGACCGTGTGAAAGCGGGTGAGTGGACGCTTGAGGATAACCCGCTGGTCAACTCACCGCATACTCAGAATGAGCTGGTGGCTGAATGGAACCACGGTTACACCCGTGAAGTCGCTGTCTTCCCGGCTGGCATGACGAACAAATACTGGCCGACGGTGAAACGTCTCGACGATGTTTACGGTGACCGTAATCTGTTCTGTTCTTGCGTACCGATGAGCGAATACCAGTAA
- the zapA gene encoding cell division protein ZapA, with the protein MSAEPVDIHIFGRSLRVNCPPEQRDALNQAADDLNQRLQDLKERTKVTNTEQLVFIAALNISYELTQEKAKTRDYASSMEQRIRMLQQTIEQALLDQGRTSEKSVPKFE; encoded by the coding sequence ATGTCTGCAGAACCCGTCGATATCCATATTTTTGGCCGTTCACTGCGAGTGAATTGCCCGCCTGAACAAAGGGATGCCTTGAATCAGGCTGCGGACGATCTGAATCAGCGGTTGCAAGATCTAAAAGAACGCACTAAAGTCACAAATACTGAGCAGCTGGTCTTCATCGCCGCGTTGAACATCAGCTATGAGTTAACTCAGGAAAAGGCGAAGACGCGTGACTATGCATCAAGCATGGAACAGCGTATTCGGATGTTGCAGCAGACCATTGAACAAGCGTTACTTGATCAGGGTCGCACATCCGAAAAGTCAGTGCCAAAGTTTGAATAA
- a CDS encoding 5-formyltetrahydrofolate cyclo-ligase yields the protein MTQFPEHTFSRQDIRQIIRQRRRALTSEQQHLFGQQAADRMIAWPPMLTAKTVALFLSFDGELDTQPLIEQLWQAGKCVYLPVLHPFSPGKLLFLHYHPRSHLVINRLKISEPKLDVRDVLPLNQLDVLITPLVAFDEQGQRLGMGGGFYDRTLQNWQQLGIQPVGYAHDCQQVTMLPVEEWDIPLPAVVTPSKIWQWSTNSTD from the coding sequence ATGACACAGTTTCCTGAACACACTTTTTCCCGGCAAGACATTCGCCAGATAATCCGGCAACGACGTCGTGCGCTCACGTCTGAGCAACAACACCTTTTCGGCCAACAAGCCGCGGACCGCATGATAGCCTGGCCTCCCATGCTAACAGCGAAAACCGTCGCATTGTTTTTATCCTTCGATGGTGAACTCGATACCCAGCCCTTAATTGAACAACTTTGGCAGGCGGGCAAGTGTGTTTATTTGCCGGTATTGCATCCCTTCAGCCCCGGTAAGCTGCTGTTTTTACACTACCATCCGCGCAGCCATCTGGTTATCAATCGACTTAAAATCAGCGAGCCGAAACTCGACGTGCGTGACGTGCTACCGCTCAACCAGTTGGATGTGTTGATTACCCCACTGGTTGCCTTTGACGAACAAGGGCAACGGCTTGGTATGGGCGGTGGTTTCTATGACCGCACGCTACAAAACTGGCAGCAACTTGGTATTCAACCTGTCGGCTACGCCCATGACTGTCAGCAGGTTACAATGCTGCCGGTGGAAGAGTGGGATATCCCTCTTCCCGCCGTCGTGACCCCCTCAAAAATCTGGCAGTGGTCGACAAATTCTACCGATTGA
- the gcvH gene encoding glycine cleavage system protein GcvH, translating into MSNVPAELKYSKEHEWLRKEADGSYTVGITEHAQELLGDMVFVDLPEVGATVSAGDDCAVAESVKAASDIYAPISGEIVAVNEELGDSPELVNSEPYEGGWIFKIKASDESQVAALLDATAYEALLENE; encoded by the coding sequence ATGAGCAACGTACCAGCAGAACTGAAATACAGCAAAGAACACGAATGGCTGCGTAAAGAAGCTGACGGCAGCTACACCGTAGGTATCACCGAGCACGCGCAGGAATTACTCGGTGACATGGTCTTTGTTGACCTGCCTGAAGTGGGCGCAACTGTCAGCGCGGGTGATGACTGTGCGGTAGCGGAATCTGTCAAAGCGGCCTCCGATATTTACGCGCCAATCAGCGGTGAAATTGTCGCCGTCAACGAAGAACTGGGTGACTCACCGGAGTTGGTGAACAGCGAACCGTATGAAGGTGGCTGGATCTTCAAAATCAAAGCCAGCGACGAATCTCAGGTTGCGGCACTGCTCGATGCAACTGCCTATGAAGCCTTACTCGAAAACGAGTAA
- the ubiI gene encoding FAD-dependent 2-octaprenylphenol hydroxylase translates to MQSVDVAIVGGGMVGLAVACGLQGSGLRVAVLEQSQPQQLAADASPALRVSAINAGSEKLLSKLDVWSAIIAQRASCYHGMEVWDKDSFGRIAFDDRSMGYSHLGHIVENAVIHQALWQKAERCADVTLMAPAELQQVVWGENEAFLTLKDGNMLTARLVVGADGANSWLRNKADIPLTFWDYRHHALVATVRTDEPHEAVARQCFHGEGILAFLPLSDPHLCSIVWSLSPQEAERMQQADEVEFNQALNIAFDNRLGLCKVESERQIYPLTGRYARQFAAHRLALVGDAAHTIHPLAGQGVNLGFMDAAELINELKRLHAQGKDIGQHFYLRRYERSRKHSAAVMLAGMQGFRELFAGENPAKKLFRDIGLKLADTLPGVKPQLIRQAMGLNDLPEWLR, encoded by the coding sequence GTGCAAAGTGTTGATGTTGCCATCGTAGGCGGTGGAATGGTCGGGCTGGCGGTAGCCTGCGGTTTACAGGGCAGCGGTTTACGGGTTGCGGTACTGGAACAATCGCAGCCGCAGCAACTTGCCGCCGATGCGTCGCCTGCGCTGCGAGTATCCGCCATTAATGCGGGTAGCGAAAAGCTGCTGTCAAAGCTGGATGTCTGGTCGGCAATTATCGCTCAGCGTGCCAGCTGTTACCACGGCATGGAAGTGTGGGATAAAGACAGCTTTGGTCGCATCGCGTTTGACGATCGCAGTATGGGTTACAGCCATCTTGGTCATATCGTCGAGAATGCGGTTATTCATCAGGCGCTATGGCAAAAGGCCGAGCGTTGCGCCGACGTTACATTAATGGCACCGGCAGAATTACAGCAGGTCGTGTGGGGAGAGAACGAAGCCTTTCTGACCCTGAAGGATGGCAACATGCTAACGGCTCGGCTGGTGGTCGGCGCCGACGGTGCGAACTCCTGGCTGCGTAACAAAGCCGATATTCCGTTGACCTTCTGGGATTACCGCCATCATGCGCTGGTTGCAACCGTGCGCACAGATGAGCCGCATGAAGCCGTTGCGCGCCAGTGTTTCCACGGCGAAGGTATTTTGGCCTTCCTGCCGCTGTCCGATCCTCATTTATGCTCTATTGTCTGGTCGCTGTCTCCACAGGAAGCCGAGCGGATGCAACAGGCCGATGAGGTCGAGTTTAATCAAGCGCTGAATATTGCCTTTGATAACCGCCTGGGGCTTTGCAAGGTGGAGAGTGAGCGGCAGATCTACCCGCTCACCGGGCGCTATGCTCGCCAGTTTGCTGCGCATCGTCTGGCGCTAGTGGGCGACGCGGCGCACACCATCCACCCGCTTGCCGGGCAGGGCGTGAATCTGGGCTTTATGGATGCTGCGGAACTGATCAATGAGTTAAAGCGCCTGCATGCGCAGGGCAAAGACATTGGTCAACATTTCTATCTTCGTCGTTATGAGCGTAGCCGCAAGCACAGCGCGGCGGTCATGCTGGCCGGAATGCAGGGCTTCCGCGAGCTGTTCGCGGGTGAAAACCCGGCGAAGAAGCTGTTCCGTGATATTGGCCTGAAACTGGCCGATACGTTACCTGGCGTGAAACCTCAGTTGATCCGTCAGGCGATGGGCCTGAATGACCTGCCTGAGTGGCTTCGTTAA
- the pepP gene encoding Xaa-Pro aminopeptidase, whose translation MTQQAFLRRRQELLAQMKPGSAALIFAAPEVTRSADSEYPYRQNSDFWYFTGFNEPEALLVLIKSNDTHNHSVLFNRVRDLTAEIWFGRRLGQDAAPEKLGVDRALAFSEINQQLYQLLNGLDVIYHAQGEYAWADEIVFTALDKLRKGSRQNLTAPDSIIDWRPMVHEMRLFKDSGEIEILRRAGEISALAHTRAMEKCRPGMFEYQLEGEILHEFTRHGARYPSYNTIVGGGENGCILHYTENESELRDGDLVLIDAGCEYQGYAGDITRTFPVNGKFTPAQRAIYDIVLASLHKSLELYRPGTSIQDVTTEVVRIMITGLHGLGILKGDIDQLIADNAHRPFFMHGLSHWLGLDVHDVGTYGVERSRVLEPGMVLTVEPGLYIAPDADVPAEYRGIGIRIEDDILITEDGNENLTASVVKNADDIEALMAAARQL comes from the coding sequence ATGACACAGCAAGCGTTTCTCCGCCGTCGCCAGGAACTGCTGGCACAGATGAAGCCAGGTAGCGCGGCGCTTATTTTTGCCGCGCCAGAAGTTACGCGCAGCGCGGATTCCGAGTATCCCTATCGCCAGAACAGCGATTTCTGGTACTTCACGGGCTTTAATGAGCCGGAAGCCTTGCTGGTGTTGATTAAAAGCAATGACACCCACAACCATAGCGTTCTCTTTAACCGTGTTCGCGATCTGACCGCTGAAATCTGGTTCGGCCGTCGTCTGGGCCAGGATGCTGCGCCAGAAAAACTGGGCGTTGATCGTGCGTTGGCATTTAGCGAAATCAATCAACAGCTGTACCAACTGCTGAACGGCCTGGACGTCATTTATCATGCGCAGGGTGAATACGCGTGGGCCGATGAAATTGTTTTCACCGCGCTGGATAAATTGCGTAAAGGTTCGCGTCAGAACCTGACCGCGCCAGATTCGATAATCGATTGGCGTCCGATGGTGCATGAAATGCGCCTGTTCAAAGACAGCGGAGAGATTGAAATTCTGCGCCGAGCGGGTGAAATTAGCGCGCTGGCTCATACCCGCGCGATGGAAAAATGCCGCCCAGGTATGTTCGAATATCAGCTGGAAGGAGAGATTCTGCATGAATTTACCCGCCACGGCGCCCGCTATCCGTCCTACAACACCATTGTGGGCGGCGGCGAAAACGGCTGCATTCTGCACTACACCGAAAACGAATCTGAACTGCGTGATGGCGATCTGGTACTGATCGACGCGGGCTGTGAATATCAAGGTTACGCCGGTGATATCACCCGTACCTTCCCGGTTAACGGCAAATTTACCCCAGCTCAGCGCGCTATCTATGACATCGTGCTCGCGTCGTTGCACAAATCACTGGAGCTGTATCGTCCCGGCACCTCGATTCAGGATGTGACCACGGAAGTCGTGCGTATCATGATTACCGGTCTGCACGGCTTGGGGATTCTCAAGGGGGATATTGATCAGTTGATTGCTGACAATGCCCACCGTCCATTCTTTATGCATGGCCTAAGCCACTGGCTGGGGCTGGATGTCCATGACGTTGGCACCTACGGTGTGGAACGCTCTCGCGTACTCGAACCTGGCATGGTACTGACCGTTGAACCTGGCTTGTATATCGCGCCGGATGCGGATGTTCCGGCAGAATATCGCGGCATCGGCATTCGTATTGAAGACGATATCCTGATTACCGAAGACGGCAATGAAAACCTCACTGCCAGCGTTGTCAAAAATGCCGACGATATTGAAGCCTTGATGGCAGCGGCACGTCAGCTATGA
- the ubiH gene encoding 2-octaprenyl-6-methoxyphenyl hydroxylase, with translation MSLIIVGGGMTGATLALAVSQLTAGRLPVHVIEAADIDAAQHPGFDARAIALAAGTCQQLAKIDLWQAIADCATAITTVHVSDRGHAGFVTLDAADYRLAALGNVVELHDVGQRLFGLLRKARGVTLHCPSRVTQVERQTDGVSVTLDDGTTLHGKLLVAADGSRSTLGEQCGIHWQQEPYNQVAVIANVITAMPHQGRAFERFTEYGPLAMLPMSHNRCSLVWCHPLERHDEVLSWSDARFCHELQQAFGWRLGRITQAGARNAYPLSLTTATRTVSHRLALVGNAAQTLHPIAGQGFNLGLRDVMTLAEMLAQAHADNHDIGDYPLLCHYQRQRAEDKSATIGVTDGLVHLFANRWAPLVAGRNAGLMAMELFTPARDVLAQRTLGWVAR, from the coding sequence ATGAGCCTGATTATTGTCGGCGGTGGGATGACCGGCGCGACGCTTGCGCTAGCAGTGTCGCAGCTGACGGCGGGGCGTCTGCCGGTGCATGTGATTGAGGCGGCGGATATTGATGCCGCCCAGCACCCGGGCTTTGATGCGCGGGCGATTGCGCTGGCTGCGGGCACCTGTCAGCAACTGGCAAAAATTGACCTTTGGCAAGCCATTGCTGACTGCGCAACCGCCATCACCACTGTTCATGTAAGCGATCGCGGACACGCCGGCTTTGTCACCCTGGATGCAGCCGACTACCGTCTGGCCGCATTAGGCAATGTGGTGGAGTTGCATGATGTCGGTCAACGGCTGTTCGGTCTGCTGCGTAAGGCGCGCGGCGTCACGCTGCATTGTCCATCTCGGGTCACGCAGGTGGAGCGGCAAACCGACGGGGTGAGCGTCACGCTGGATGATGGTACGACGCTGCACGGTAAACTGCTGGTGGCTGCTGACGGTTCGCGCTCAACGCTGGGTGAGCAGTGTGGTATTCACTGGCAGCAAGAGCCGTATAATCAGGTGGCGGTGATTGCTAACGTCATCACCGCGATGCCTCATCAGGGACGTGCGTTTGAGCGCTTCACCGAATACGGGCCACTGGCGATGTTGCCGATGTCGCATAATCGCTGCTCGTTGGTGTGGTGCCATCCGCTGGAGCGTCATGACGAAGTATTAAGCTGGTCAGATGCCCGTTTTTGCCACGAACTCCAGCAGGCGTTTGGCTGGCGATTAGGTCGTATCACCCAGGCCGGTGCCCGCAATGCCTATCCGTTGTCGTTGACGACCGCTACGCGTACCGTGTCACACCGGCTGGCGCTGGTGGGCAACGCAGCGCAGACGCTGCATCCGATCGCCGGGCAAGGATTCAACTTAGGTCTGCGCGACGTCATGACGCTCGCAGAAATGCTGGCGCAGGCGCATGCCGACAATCACGATATCGGCGACTACCCGCTGTTATGCCACTATCAACGCCAGCGGGCAGAGGATAAATCCGCCACGATTGGCGTTACGGATGGCCTGGTGCATCTATTTGCTAACCGCTGGGCGCCGCTGGTTGCCGGACGTAATGCGGGGCTGATGGCAATGGAATTATTTACCCCTGCACGCGATGTGCTGGCCCAGCGGACGCTGGGCTGGGTCGCTCGTTAA
- a CDS encoding YecA family protein: MSIKNEMPGYTLVNQQLNQQGVGLTPAEMHGLLSGLLCGGNKDSSWQPLVHDLTNEGLAFGQELAQSLRAMHAATSDALEDDGFLFQLYLPEGDEVSVFERADALSGWVNHFLLGLGMVQPKLDKVKDETGEAIDDLRNIAQLGYDEDEDQEELEMSLEEIIEYVRVAALLCHDTFTHPQPTAPEVQKPTLH; the protein is encoded by the coding sequence ATGTCTATAAAGAACGAAATGCCGGGTTATACCCTGGTAAACCAGCAATTGAACCAACAAGGTGTGGGTCTCACGCCTGCTGAAATGCACGGTCTGCTGAGCGGACTGCTGTGCGGCGGCAACAAAGACAGTTCCTGGCAGCCGCTGGTTCACGACCTGACTAACGAAGGTCTGGCCTTTGGTCAAGAACTGGCTCAGTCGCTACGTGCCATGCATGCGGCGACCAGTGATGCGCTCGAAGATGACGGCTTCCTTTTTCAGCTTTATCTGCCTGAAGGCGATGAAGTGAGCGTATTTGAGCGCGCTGACGCACTCTCCGGCTGGGTAAACCACTTCCTGTTGGGTCTGGGCATGGTGCAGCCGAAGCTGGATAAAGTGAAAGATGAAACCGGCGAAGCCATTGACGATCTTCGTAATATTGCGCAACTTGGCTATGACGAAGATGAAGATCAGGAAGAGCTGGAGATGTCGCTGGAAGAGATTATTGAATACGTTCGCGTTGCAGCGCTGCTGTGCCACGATACCTTCACGCATCCGCAGCCGACAGCACCTGAAGTTCAAAAACCAACATTACACTAA